One genomic window of Pseudoxanthomonas sp. includes the following:
- the imuA gene encoding translesion DNA synthesis-associated protein ImuA translates to MGEVPARPMYDQAGAVAQALQLDALLSARTVWRAGQGASLHHDGEPTGHAALDALLPQGGWPRRALTELLLPADGVGEIGLLLPTLARMTAAGGRVVLVAPPYIPYAPAWQRGGIELGLLDVVQAEPRDALWAFEQCLRSGACAAVLGWPRRADERALRRLQVAADSGDCCAFALRDRRHAVNASPAALRLEYRSQDDAWQVRKCRGGQVPSQPLRLAH, encoded by the coding sequence ATGGGCGAAGTGCCTGCCCGTCCGATGTATGACCAGGCTGGCGCCGTCGCGCAGGCGCTGCAGCTGGATGCCTTGCTGTCCGCGCGCACGGTCTGGCGCGCGGGGCAGGGGGCATCGCTCCATCACGATGGCGAGCCCACCGGCCACGCTGCCCTGGATGCGCTGCTGCCGCAGGGTGGCTGGCCGCGCCGCGCGCTGACCGAACTGCTGCTGCCGGCCGATGGCGTGGGTGAAATCGGCCTGCTGCTGCCTACGCTGGCGCGCATGACCGCTGCCGGAGGCCGGGTGGTGCTGGTGGCCCCGCCGTACATTCCGTATGCACCCGCGTGGCAGCGCGGCGGCATCGAACTGGGCTTGCTGGACGTGGTCCAGGCCGAACCGCGCGATGCACTGTGGGCGTTCGAACAATGCCTGCGCAGTGGTGCTTGCGCGGCGGTGCTGGGCTGGCCGCGTCGCGCCGACGAACGCGCATTGCGCCGGTTGCAGGTGGCGGCCGACAGCGGCGATTGCTGCGCCTTCGCCTTGCGCGACCGGCGCCATGCGGTCAACGCATCGCCGGCGGCGCTGCGGCTGGAATACCGCAGCCAGGACGATGCCTGGCAGGTGCGCAAATGCCGCGGTGGGCAGGTGCCTTCGCAGCCGCTGCGGCTGGCGCATTGA
- the lexA gene encoding transcriptional repressor LexA, which produces MEILPPKRAAVLAFLQEQAAHGHAPSLAEIAAAFGFASRNAAQKHVQALADAGLIVLQPGQKRGIRLPGAARREALLSLPVLGRVAAGVPIGADIGLDKQLWLDRGLFSLKPDYLLQVQGDSMIDDGILDGDLVGVHRSSEARDGQVVVARVDGEITIKRLERGRRQIRLLPRNPAHAPIVVPAGADFAIEGLYCGLVRQG; this is translated from the coding sequence ATGGAAATCTTGCCCCCCAAACGCGCCGCGGTGCTGGCCTTCCTGCAGGAACAGGCGGCCCATGGCCATGCGCCCAGCCTGGCCGAGATTGCCGCCGCATTCGGTTTCGCCTCGCGCAATGCCGCGCAGAAGCACGTGCAGGCGCTGGCCGATGCCGGGTTGATCGTGCTGCAACCCGGGCAGAAGCGCGGCATCCGCCTGCCGGGCGCGGCCAGGCGCGAGGCGCTGCTCTCATTGCCGGTGCTGGGCCGGGTTGCGGCGGGCGTGCCGATTGGCGCGGACATCGGCCTGGACAAGCAGCTGTGGCTGGACCGCGGGCTGTTCTCGCTCAAGCCCGACTACCTGCTGCAGGTGCAGGGCGATTCGATGATCGACGACGGCATCCTGGATGGCGATCTGGTCGGCGTGCACCGCAGCAGCGAGGCGCGCGACGGGCAGGTCGTGGTGGCGCGCGTCGATGGCGAAATCACCATCAAGCGGCTGGAGCGCGGCCGACGCCAGATCCGCCTGTTGCCGCGCAACCCGGCGCACGCGCCGATCGTGGTCCCGGCCGGTGCGGACTTCGCCATCGAAGGCCTGTACTGCGGCCTGGTGCGCCAGGGCTGA
- a CDS encoding alpha/beta hydrolase-fold protein: MSTCPIAFPTPTRPTRGLSFRWLSARLAAALLCLCALPAVAAAEKPKPGPGYVMPSTEVFDLTSEQGEAYRIFVSYPGSGEPPKDGYPVLYVLDGNAYFGAFAAARWVQEFLPVGQSIIVGVGYPGDAAWDVRRMNDYTQPLLDPPPKQWRDLAKYKSGARKPFLDFLTGKLRTEIGRRYNVDDSRNALFGHSFGGLFALYTLYERPDAFNAIIAASPSSEWNEQGMLAEERAFSQRLSGGQIDRTAKLMVVVGDQDKDDDPEPARALVDRLDRLSGYGMRVRLHRYADEVHVTVPARSVTDVLRFSFEIR, from the coding sequence ATGTCCACCTGTCCCATCGCTTTCCCCACGCCCACCAGGCCAACACGGGGGCTGTCATTCCGCTGGCTGAGTGCCCGCCTGGCCGCCGCCCTGCTCTGTCTCTGCGCACTGCCGGCCGTGGCCGCCGCGGAAAAGCCCAAGCCCGGTCCTGGCTATGTGATGCCTTCGACCGAAGTCTTCGACCTGACCTCCGAGCAGGGCGAGGCCTATCGGATCTTCGTGTCCTATCCGGGTAGCGGTGAGCCTCCCAAGGACGGCTATCCGGTGCTGTACGTGCTGGATGGCAATGCCTATTTCGGTGCCTTCGCAGCGGCGCGCTGGGTGCAGGAATTCCTGCCGGTGGGCCAGTCGATCATCGTCGGCGTCGGCTATCCCGGCGATGCGGCCTGGGACGTGCGCCGCATGAACGACTACACCCAGCCGCTGCTGGACCCGCCGCCCAAGCAGTGGCGCGACCTGGCCAAGTACAAGAGCGGCGCGCGCAAGCCGTTCCTGGATTTCCTGACCGGCAAGCTGCGCACCGAAATCGGCCGCCGCTACAACGTCGACGACAGCCGCAACGCCTTGTTCGGCCACTCCTTCGGCGGCCTGTTCGCGCTGTACACGCTGTACGAACGGCCCGATGCGTTCAACGCGATCATCGCCGCCAGTCCGTCATCGGAATGGAACGAGCAAGGCATGCTCGCCGAAGAACGCGCCTTCAGCCAGCGCCTGAGCGGCGGTCAGATCGACCGCACCGCCAAGCTGATGGTGGTGGTGGGCGACCAGGACAAGGACGACGATCCAGAACCGGCACGGGCGCTGGTTGATCGGTTGGACCGACTCTCCGGGTACGGCATGCGCGTGCGCCTGCACCGCTATGCCGATGAAGTGCATGTCACCGTGCCCGCGCGTTCGGTCACCGACGTGCTGCGGTTTTCCTTCGAGATACGCTGA
- a CDS encoding MFS transporter: MKPERLLPLIVATALFIENMDSTAIATSLPAMAAELGVEPVVLKLAMTSYLIALSVFIPISGWVADRFGARPTFMSAIGVFLLGSVGCAASTSMEWLVAARFVQGMGGAMMVPVGRLVLLRSVAKSELVRALSWLTIPALLGPILGPLLGGAITTWGHWRFIFLINIPMGLLGIWLAWQHIPLLKEPVQRLDWTGFLLSGSGMAVGMFGLATLGRHMIGTGWALTCVAAGGGLLVLYVLHARRVAHPLIDLGLLKVPTFRIGVIGGSLFRIGIGAIPFLLPLMLQLGFGLNPLQSGAVTFVSAAGAMFMKTLAARIINRYGFRRVLVWNALAASVMLCGYGLFRADTPYLLMLGVLLVGGCFRSLQFTALNAVIYADIDKSRMSQATSLAAVAQQVSLSLGITLGGYALTVAAVATGTETAAPINFTVAFLVIGLVSACSTLSMRKLSADAGAEMAGHARPGEEVHEPKAMPRPQT; this comes from the coding sequence TTGAAACCCGAACGCCTGCTCCCCCTGATCGTTGCCACGGCCTTGTTCATCGAGAACATGGATTCCACGGCCATCGCAACCTCGCTGCCGGCCATGGCTGCGGAACTGGGAGTAGAGCCGGTGGTGTTGAAGCTGGCGATGACCAGCTACCTGATCGCGCTGTCGGTGTTCATCCCCATCAGTGGCTGGGTGGCTGACCGATTCGGGGCGCGGCCCACCTTCATGTCGGCCATCGGCGTGTTCCTGCTGGGTTCGGTCGGTTGTGCCGCGTCCACGTCGATGGAATGGCTGGTCGCGGCGCGCTTCGTGCAGGGCATGGGCGGGGCGATGATGGTCCCGGTTGGACGGCTGGTGCTGTTGCGCAGCGTGGCCAAGAGCGAGCTGGTGCGTGCGCTGAGCTGGTTGACCATTCCGGCGCTGCTGGGGCCGATCCTGGGTCCGTTGCTGGGCGGTGCGATCACCACCTGGGGCCATTGGCGTTTCATCTTCCTGATCAACATCCCGATGGGGCTGCTGGGCATCTGGCTGGCGTGGCAGCACATCCCGCTGCTCAAGGAACCGGTGCAGCGGCTGGACTGGACCGGTTTCCTGCTGTCCGGCAGCGGCATGGCGGTGGGCATGTTCGGGCTGGCCACGCTGGGGCGGCACATGATCGGCACCGGCTGGGCGCTGACCTGCGTGGCCGCCGGGGGCGGGCTGCTGGTGCTGTACGTGCTGCACGCGCGGCGGGTGGCGCACCCGCTGATCGACCTGGGCCTGTTGAAGGTGCCGACCTTTCGCATCGGCGTGATCGGCGGTTCGCTGTTCCGCATCGGCATCGGCGCCATCCCGTTCCTGCTGCCGCTGATGCTGCAGCTGGGCTTCGGCTTGAACCCGCTGCAATCGGGTGCGGTGACCTTCGTGTCAGCGGCCGGGGCGATGTTCATGAAGACCCTGGCCGCGCGCATCATCAACCGTTATGGGTTCCGCCGGGTGCTGGTCTGGAACGCGCTGGCGGCGTCGGTGATGCTATGCGGTTATGGCCTGTTCCGCGCCGATACGCCTTACCTGCTGATGCTGGGCGTGTTGCTGGTGGGCGGGTGCTTCCGCTCGTTGCAGTTCACTGCCCTCAACGCGGTGATCTACGCCGATATCGACAAGTCGCGCATGTCCCAGGCCACCAGCCTGGCGGCGGTGGCGCAGCAGGTGTCATTGTCGCTGGGCATCACGCTGGGTGGTTATGCCCTGACCGTGGCGGCGGTGGCCACGGGCACCGAAACCGCCGCGCCGATCAACTTCACCGTCGCCTTCCTGGTGATTGGCCTGGTCTCGGCCTGCTCCACGCTGTCCATGCGCAAACTGTCCGCCGATGCAGGCGCGGAGATGGCTGGCCACGCCAGGCCCGGCGAGGAAGTCCACGAGCCCAAGGCCATGCCGCGCCCGCAGACCTGA
- a CDS encoding LysR family transcriptional regulator, with translation MELRHVRYFLLVAEELNFTRAAARAGIGQPPLSQQIRVLEEEIGAPLFLRTPKGAELTEAGQAFLPEAQALLAQADVALGAARRGGRGQVGSLRIGFTASAAFIAAVPEAIRRFTSEHADVAVSLAEAATSELLERLHQATLDVALVRLGRNDPDELDAWALLDEPMRIAVPLGHRLAGRASAPLSALAGESLVLFPRTAGPGLFDEVIACCWQAGLEPVMGQEAPQFSTAVNLVAAGLGVSLVPASMAQVQVTGVDYLRIEGVAPTVRLAVCTRPGEHGRIVPNFVQTMRTCCEAPGMSQE, from the coding sequence ATGGAACTCCGCCACGTCCGCTATTTCCTGCTGGTTGCCGAAGAATTGAACTTCACCCGCGCTGCCGCGCGTGCCGGGATCGGCCAGCCGCCGCTGAGCCAGCAGATCCGCGTGCTGGAGGAAGAAATCGGGGCGCCGCTGTTCCTGCGCACACCCAAAGGGGCCGAGTTGACCGAAGCGGGCCAGGCCTTCCTGCCTGAAGCGCAGGCGCTGCTGGCACAGGCTGACGTTGCGCTGGGGGCCGCGCGTCGTGGCGGACGCGGGCAGGTGGGCAGCCTGCGGATCGGGTTCACCGCGTCAGCGGCATTCATCGCGGCCGTGCCCGAAGCGATTCGCCGCTTCACTTCCGAACATGCGGACGTGGCCGTGTCGCTGGCCGAAGCCGCCACCAGCGAATTGCTGGAGCGCCTGCACCAGGCGACGCTGGACGTAGCGCTGGTACGTCTGGGGCGCAACGATCCGGACGAGCTGGATGCGTGGGCGCTGCTGGACGAGCCGATGCGCATCGCGGTGCCGCTGGGACATCGGCTGGCGGGACGGGCATCGGCGCCATTGTCGGCCCTGGCGGGCGAATCGCTGGTGCTGTTTCCGCGCACAGCGGGCCCGGGCCTGTTCGACGAGGTCATCGCCTGCTGTTGGCAGGCCGGGCTGGAACCGGTGATGGGCCAGGAGGCGCCGCAGTTTTCCACGGCGGTGAACCTGGTGGCCGCCGGGCTTGGTGTCTCGCTGGTGCCGGCGTCGATGGCACAGGTGCAGGTCACGGGCGTGGATTACCTGCGTATCGAAGGTGTCGCGCCGACCGTGCGGCTGGCCGTATGTACGCGTCCCGGCGAACATGGACGGATCGTGCCGAATTTCGTGCAGACGATGCGCACATGCTGCGAGGCACCCGGGATGTCGCAGGAGTGA
- a CDS encoding oxidoreductase, with product MSKILLITGVSSGFGRAFAQAALDAGHTVVGTVRDAAALNAFQALSSGRAHGVLLDVTDFDAIDPVVQRIEAQIGPVDVLVNNAGYGHEGILEESPLSEMRRQFDVNVFGAVAMTKAVLPAMRQRRRGHVINITSMGGFITMPGIAYYCGSKFALEGISETLAKEVAGFGIHVTAVEPGSFRTDWAGRSMVRTERAIADYDALFDPIRSAREAKSGKQLGDPVKAAQALLQLIELPDPPVHLLLGSDALALVTQKLDDLRAEIAQWESLTRSTDAPMQ from the coding sequence ATGTCCAAGATCCTGCTCATCACCGGCGTCAGCTCGGGCTTCGGCCGCGCCTTCGCCCAGGCCGCGCTGGATGCCGGCCATACCGTCGTCGGCACCGTCCGCGACGCCGCCGCACTGAACGCCTTCCAGGCCCTGTCATCCGGCCGCGCGCATGGCGTGCTGCTGGACGTCACCGACTTCGACGCCATCGACCCGGTCGTGCAGCGCATCGAGGCACAGATCGGCCCGGTCGATGTGTTGGTCAACAACGCCGGTTATGGCCACGAAGGCATCCTGGAAGAGTCGCCGCTGTCAGAGATGCGCCGCCAGTTCGACGTCAACGTGTTCGGCGCGGTGGCCATGACCAAGGCCGTGTTGCCGGCCATGCGCCAGCGTCGCCGCGGCCACGTCATCAACATCACTTCGATGGGCGGCTTCATCACCATGCCCGGCATTGCCTACTACTGCGGCAGCAAGTTCGCGCTGGAAGGCATCAGCGAGACCTTGGCCAAGGAAGTGGCCGGTTTCGGCATCCATGTCACAGCGGTCGAACCGGGCTCGTTCCGCACCGACTGGGCGGGCCGTTCGATGGTCCGCACCGAACGCGCGATCGCCGACTACGACGCCTTGTTCGACCCCATCCGCAGCGCGCGCGAAGCCAAGAGCGGCAAACAGCTCGGCGACCCGGTCAAGGCCGCACAGGCCTTGCTGCAGCTGATCGAACTCCCGGATCCACCGGTGCACCTGCTGCTCGGCTCAGACGCACTGGCGCTGGTCACGCAGAAGCTGGACGACCTGCGCGCGGAGATTGCGCAATGGGAATCCCTGACCCGTTCGACCGATGCGCCGATGCAATAG
- a CDS encoding UBP-type zinc finger domain-containing protein — translation MSRCTHLDEIAEVTPSARGCEECLAIGSPWVHLRLCRICGHVGCCDDSPHRHARAHWHASGHPIIEGYDPPEGWGWCYVDDVEVELPDQTPQLGPIPRFV, via the coding sequence ATGAGCCGCTGCACGCATCTGGATGAAATCGCCGAAGTCACGCCCAGTGCGCGTGGCTGCGAGGAATGCCTGGCCATCGGCAGCCCATGGGTGCACCTGCGCCTGTGCCGGATCTGCGGGCACGTGGGCTGCTGCGACGACTCGCCACATCGCCACGCCCGCGCGCACTGGCACGCCAGCGGCCACCCGATCATCGAGGGCTACGACCCGCCCGAAGGCTGGGGCTGGTGCTACGTGGATGACGTGGAAGTGGAACTGCCCGACCAGACCCCGCAGCTGGGGCCAATCCCACGCTTTGTCTGA
- a CDS encoding glycoside hydrolase family 30 protein — protein MVQSQVAPLQAGHKLTEVENSIFVNPTKRFQTVLGVGGAITDSAAETYAKLSKDKQAEFMKAYYDPNEGIGYTWARTTIHSSDFSSASYTYIKEGDKALKSFSIDHDRKYRIPMIKQAIAAAGGTLPMFASPWSAPAFMKDTKTMLKGGHLLPQYADAWATYYTKFIAAYEKEGIPIWGISVQNEPMAIQTWESMQFSAEEERDFLKNHLGPVMAKAGYGDKKIIVWDHNRDMMVHRANTIFDDPEASKYAWGMGFHWYETWAGFEPMTDNLAVVSNAYPDKPLLLTEASIEKFDFARIQDWANGERYGTSMIHDFNGGAVAWTDWNILLDEKGGPNHVGNYCFAPLQADTRTGELLYTPPYWYIGHFSKFIRPDAQRVSAASSRSNLATTSFLNKDNKLATVVMNASDKAITYNYYVGDASTQVEIPAHAIQTLVY, from the coding sequence ATGGTGCAGAGCCAGGTTGCGCCGCTGCAGGCCGGGCACAAGCTGACCGAAGTGGAGAACTCGATCTTCGTCAATCCGACCAAGCGTTTCCAGACGGTGCTGGGCGTGGGCGGGGCAATCACCGATTCGGCCGCGGAAACCTACGCCAAGCTCAGCAAGGACAAGCAGGCCGAATTCATGAAGGCCTATTACGACCCCAATGAGGGCATCGGCTACACCTGGGCGCGCACCACGATCCACAGCTCGGATTTCTCCAGCGCCAGCTACACCTATATCAAGGAAGGCGACAAGGCGCTGAAGTCCTTCAGCATCGACCACGACCGCAAGTACCGCATCCCGATGATCAAGCAGGCCATCGCTGCGGCGGGCGGCACGCTGCCGATGTTCGCCAGCCCGTGGAGCGCGCCGGCCTTCATGAAGGACACCAAGACCATGCTCAAGGGCGGCCACCTGCTGCCGCAGTACGCCGATGCCTGGGCCACGTACTACACCAAGTTCATTGCCGCCTATGAAAAGGAAGGCATCCCGATCTGGGGCATCAGCGTGCAGAATGAGCCGATGGCCATCCAGACCTGGGAGTCGATGCAGTTCTCGGCCGAAGAAGAACGCGACTTCCTCAAGAACCACCTTGGGCCGGTGATGGCCAAGGCCGGCTACGGCGACAAGAAGATCATCGTGTGGGACCACAACCGCGACATGATGGTCCACCGCGCCAACACGATCTTCGATGACCCGGAAGCATCCAAGTACGCCTGGGGCATGGGCTTCCACTGGTACGAGACCTGGGCCGGCTTCGAGCCGATGACCGACAACCTGGCGGTGGTGTCGAATGCCTACCCGGACAAGCCGCTGCTGCTGACCGAGGCGTCGATCGAGAAGTTCGACTTCGCCCGCATCCAGGACTGGGCCAACGGCGAGCGCTACGGCACCTCGATGATCCACGACTTCAACGGCGGCGCCGTGGCTTGGACCGACTGGAACATCCTGCTGGATGAAAAGGGCGGCCCCAACCATGTGGGCAACTACTGCTTCGCCCCGCTGCAGGCCGACACCCGTACCGGCGAACTGCTGTACACGCCGCCGTACTGGTACATCGGCCACTTCTCCAAGTTCATCCGCCCCGACGCCCAGCGCGTCAGCGCTGCCAGCAGCCGCAGCAACCTGGCCACCACCTCGTTCCTCAACAAGGACAACAAGCTGGCCACGGTGGTGATGAATGCAAGCGACAAGGCGATCACCTACAACTACTACGTGGGTGATGCATCCACCCAGGTGGAGATCCCGGCGCACGCGATCCAGACGTTGGTGTATTGA
- a CDS encoding alpha/beta hydrolase, translating to MKKSTSFWIGAALAAGALVVLAYRSRRLPVKVVAGVGPGAGAEVLFDPCQAIAPQPETLPGASSFTYRKAKGRDLRLHVFAPAGEASPRPAVLFFFGGAWRVGDITSFQDQARAFAARGYVAVLADYRVKCRDGSTPLDSLRDAQAAYAWLRDSADDLDIDLQRIVLCGGSAGGHLALTTAMKATPARKPAAVVLFNPAVDLVSKAPMALKLIARRISPSVLPVQALPPTLIFHGQDDRTVPIDTVRRFCERASAAGQVCRLDEYVGQDHGFHHQHQVDPRIGVSPYADTLARALAFLDAQGIDSALHP from the coding sequence ATGAAGAAATCCACTTCCTTCTGGATTGGCGCGGCGTTGGCGGCAGGTGCGCTGGTGGTGCTGGCTTACCGCAGCAGGCGCCTGCCGGTGAAGGTCGTTGCGGGTGTCGGGCCCGGTGCGGGCGCGGAGGTGTTGTTCGACCCCTGCCAGGCCATTGCGCCGCAGCCGGAGACGTTGCCGGGCGCGAGCAGCTTCACCTATCGCAAGGCCAAGGGGCGCGATCTGCGTTTGCATGTGTTCGCGCCGGCCGGAGAGGCATCGCCGCGGCCGGCGGTGCTGTTCTTCTTCGGCGGGGCCTGGCGGGTGGGGGACATCACGTCCTTCCAGGACCAGGCCCGCGCGTTCGCCGCGCGTGGCTACGTAGCGGTGCTGGCCGATTACCGGGTGAAGTGCCGCGATGGGTCCACGCCGCTGGATTCGCTGCGCGATGCACAGGCCGCTTATGCGTGGCTGCGGGACAGCGCGGACGATCTGGACATCGACCTGCAGCGGATCGTGTTGTGTGGTGGTTCGGCCGGTGGGCATCTGGCGCTGACCACGGCGATGAAAGCCACGCCCGCGCGCAAACCGGCGGCGGTGGTGTTGTTCAATCCGGCGGTGGACCTGGTCTCCAAGGCACCGATGGCGCTGAAGTTGATCGCGCGGCGCATCTCGCCCAGCGTGCTGCCGGTGCAGGCGTTGCCGCCGACGTTGATCTTCCACGGCCAGGACGACCGCACGGTGCCGATCGACACGGTGCGTCGTTTCTGCGAGCGGGCCAGTGCAGCTGGCCAGGTGTGCCGGCTCGACGAATATGTGGGGCAGGATCACGGCTTCCATCACCAGCACCAGGTCGATCCGAGGATCGGCGTGTCGCCGTATGCGGACACGCTGGCCAGGGCGTTGGCGTTTTTGGATGCGCAGGGGATTGACTCCGCATTGCACCCGTAG
- a CDS encoding type I restriction endonuclease subunit R: MIETEADTRANRIDPVLKDAGWGVVPGSHVARELTISPGRIFSGNQRAASLSADYVLSYRGRPLAVIEAKRAGLGHTAGVGQAKQYAGLLQARFGYATNGIGWYGIDMQTGAEGDVVLPFPTPEELWLRCFPQGNDWRERFGAVPFETGGGKWQPRYYQHNAITAVLDAIAQGRERILLTLATGTGKTSIAFQIAWKLFQSKWNLSRDPVRRPRILFLADRNILANQAFNAFNAFPADALCRISPDEIRRQKKIPRNASVFFTIFQTFMTGGDASEAPQFTFEGYEPDFFDFIVIDECHRGGANDESTWRAILDYFKPAVQLGLTATPKRDVNGDTYAYFGEPVYTYALKEGIGDGFLTPFKVRQMASTLDSYQFSDEDQVISGEIDRDKVYSEADFNTRLVIDQRELSRVNEFMDQIDQRQKTLVFCATQEHAARVRDLINQVKDNQDPLYCQRVTADDGKLGEKHLEDFQDNTRTLPTILTTSQKLSTGVDALNVRNIVLLRPVKSMIEFKQIIGRGTRTFDGKDFFTIYDFVKAYAHFSDPEWDGEPLPPEAPGQPRPPRDPEDIAYPPHGPTGGDSVEEPPRPEKVVVRLSDGNVRRIRYVGATTYWWQGRMITAQEFMDQLFGDLGQLVTSEDELRDVWSDPERREAFMRRLTELGYDSDRLEDMRRLIDAPNSDIFDVLGYVRFTLAPLARSQRVRSARETGMDGYEREMRSFLDYVLGAYELNGIGELAPNKVGDFLRIRYGGINDAKRSLGSVEAIRSAFVGIQRHLFR, from the coding sequence ATGATCGAAACGGAAGCCGATACCCGCGCCAATCGCATTGACCCCGTGCTGAAGGACGCCGGCTGGGGCGTGGTGCCCGGCTCGCATGTGGCCCGCGAGCTGACGATTTCACCGGGACGGATCTTCAGCGGCAACCAGCGTGCCGCGTCACTGTCCGCGGATTACGTACTGAGCTATCGCGGTCGCCCGTTGGCAGTGATCGAGGCCAAGCGTGCAGGGTTGGGCCATACCGCAGGCGTCGGGCAGGCCAAGCAGTACGCCGGCCTGCTGCAGGCGCGCTTCGGCTACGCCACCAACGGCATCGGCTGGTATGGCATCGACATGCAGACCGGCGCGGAAGGCGATGTTGTGCTGCCGTTCCCGACGCCGGAGGAACTGTGGCTGCGCTGCTTTCCGCAGGGCAATGACTGGCGCGAGCGCTTTGGCGCGGTGCCGTTCGAGACCGGCGGCGGCAAGTGGCAGCCGCGCTACTACCAGCACAACGCCATCACCGCCGTGCTGGACGCCATCGCGCAGGGGCGCGAGCGCATCCTGCTGACCCTGGCCACCGGCACCGGCAAGACCTCGATTGCCTTCCAGATCGCGTGGAAGCTGTTTCAGTCCAAGTGGAACCTGAGCCGCGACCCGGTGCGGCGCCCGCGCATCCTGTTCCTGGCTGACCGCAATATCCTGGCCAACCAGGCCTTCAACGCCTTCAATGCGTTCCCGGCCGATGCGCTATGCCGGATCAGCCCGGACGAGATCCGCCGGCAGAAGAAGATCCCGCGCAACGCCAGCGTGTTCTTCACCATCTTCCAGACCTTCATGACCGGCGGCGATGCATCCGAGGCGCCGCAGTTCACCTTCGAAGGTTACGAGCCGGACTTCTTCGATTTCATCGTCATCGACGAGTGCCACCGTGGCGGTGCCAATGACGAGAGCACCTGGCGCGCGATCCTGGATTACTTCAAGCCGGCGGTGCAGCTGGGACTGACGGCCACGCCCAAGCGCGATGTCAACGGGGACACCTACGCCTACTTCGGCGAGCCGGTCTACACCTATGCGCTAAAGGAAGGCATCGGCGATGGCTTCCTGACGCCATTCAAGGTGCGGCAGATGGCCTCTACGCTGGACAGCTACCAGTTCTCCGACGAGGACCAGGTGATCAGCGGCGAGATCGACCGGGACAAGGTGTATTCGGAAGCCGACTTCAATACCAGGCTGGTCATCGACCAGCGCGAGCTGAGCCGGGTCAACGAGTTCATGGACCAGATCGACCAGCGGCAGAAGACGCTGGTGTTCTGCGCCACGCAGGAACATGCGGCGCGCGTGCGTGACCTGATCAACCAGGTCAAGGACAACCAGGACCCGCTGTATTGCCAGCGGGTCACGGCCGACGACGGCAAGCTGGGCGAGAAGCACCTGGAGGATTTCCAGGACAACACGCGGACGCTGCCGACCATCCTGACCACCTCGCAGAAGCTCTCCACCGGCGTGGATGCGCTGAACGTGCGCAACATCGTGCTGCTGCGACCGGTGAAGTCGATGATCGAGTTCAAGCAGATCATCGGGCGCGGGACGCGCACCTTCGATGGCAAGGATTTCTTCACCATCTATGACTTCGTGAAGGCTTACGCGCACTTCAGCGACCCGGAATGGGATGGCGAGCCGCTGCCGCCGGAAGCACCGGGCCAGCCGCGTCCGCCGCGTGATCCGGAAGACATCGCCTATCCGCCGCATGGGCCGACCGGGGGCGACTCCGTCGAGGAGCCGCCCCGTCCCGAGAAAGTGGTCGTGCGTCTGTCCGACGGTAACGTGCGGCGTATCCGCTACGTCGGCGCGACAACGTACTGGTGGCAGGGCCGGATGATTACCGCCCAGGAGTTCATGGATCAGCTGTTCGGTGACCTGGGCCAGTTGGTGACGTCAGAGGATGAACTGCGCGACGTCTGGAGCGACCCGGAGCGGCGCGAAGCCTTTATGCGTCGATTGACTGAGCTCGGTTACGACAGCGACCGGCTGGAGGACATGCGCCGGCTGATCGACGCGCCGAACAGCGACATCTTTGACGTGCTGGGCTATGTGCGCTTCACCCTGGCGCCTCTCGCACGTTCGCAGCGTGTGCGCAGCGCTCGTGAAACTGGAATGGATGGCTACGAGCGCGAGATGCGCAGCTTCCTGGACTACGTGCTTGGGGCGTATGAATTGAATGGGATTGGTGAGCTGGCGCCCAACAAGGTGGGCGACTTCCTGCGCATCCGCTACGGCGGCATCAACGACGCAAAGCGTTCCTTGGGGAGCGTGGAAGCGATCCGTAGCGCATTCGTCGGTATCCAGCGGCACTTGTTTCGCTAG